From Thalassotalea euphylliae, the proteins below share one genomic window:
- the lptM gene encoding LPS translocon maturation chaperone LptM, translating into MKTKLNRIFACFFVLAVLAGCGLKGPLYQTPEQPEQEQPASDAGAN; encoded by the coding sequence ATGAAAACAAAACTTAACCGAATTTTTGCCTGTTTTTTTGTGCTTGCTGTACTTGCTGGTTGTGGTTTAAAAGGGCCACTTTATCAAACCCCAGAGCAGCCTGAACAAGAGCAGCCAGCGTCGGATGCAGGAGCAAACTAG
- the uvrD gene encoding DNA helicase II: MDVSDLLDGLNDKQREAVAAPLQNMLVLAGAGSGKTRVLVQRIAWLMRIEQASPHSILAVTFTNKAASEMRARVEQTTGGNVFGMWLGTFHGLAHRLLRMHFQEANLPQSFQVLDSDDQLRLVKRTIRALNLDEKKWPAKQAVWYINGKKDEGLRPKHLDAQFDPTEQTFINIYQSYQDACDRAGLVDFAELLLRAHELWLDHPALLAHYQQRFKHILVDEFQDTNAIQYAWLTMLGKQQSNVMIVGDDDQSIYGWRGAKIENIQRFLDDYPKAETIRLEQNYRSTANILNASNQLIANNNNRLGKELWTQDEAGEKISIYTAFNEIDEARFIAGRINTWREESGSLDDVAILYRSNAQSRLLEEALLQGQLPYRIYGGLRFFERQEIKDALAYMRLINNRDDDAAFERIINTPTRGIGNQSLALVRDAAKSMAVTLWQACQNMLAEQSLKGRAANAITNFINLIDQLEDDSRDLDLDQQVNFVIGHSGLKAMYQAEKGERAQARIENLNELVTACQTFEQEPELTEEQTKLTAFLTHASLEAGESQADDYEPAVQLMTMHSAKGLEFPLVFIAGLEEGMFPSQQSQEDISRLEEERRLCYVGMTRAMHKLYLCHAESRRLYGQEKYHKPSRFLRELPPQCVEEIRLQSQVKTPAPTGRFSSTFTTESFENTGFSLGQAVLHQKFGEGVVLNYEGTGAQSRIQVNFEQVGIKWLVVAYANLTPLGK, translated from the coding sequence ATGGATGTGTCTGATCTATTAGACGGCTTAAATGACAAGCAGCGTGAAGCCGTCGCTGCTCCTTTACAAAATATGCTGGTACTGGCGGGTGCTGGCAGTGGTAAAACGCGCGTTTTAGTGCAGCGCATTGCTTGGTTAATGCGTATCGAACAAGCCTCGCCACACAGTATTCTTGCGGTTACCTTTACCAATAAAGCGGCCTCTGAAATGCGTGCTCGTGTTGAGCAAACAACCGGCGGCAATGTCTTTGGCATGTGGTTAGGGACTTTCCACGGCCTAGCGCATCGCCTGTTGCGGATGCACTTTCAAGAAGCTAATTTGCCACAAAGTTTCCAAGTACTGGACTCTGATGACCAGCTGCGTTTAGTAAAACGCACGATTCGCGCCTTGAATTTGGACGAGAAAAAATGGCCTGCCAAGCAAGCGGTTTGGTATATCAATGGCAAAAAAGACGAAGGGCTACGGCCTAAGCACCTTGACGCTCAGTTTGATCCAACCGAGCAAACTTTTATTAATATTTACCAAAGTTACCAAGACGCTTGCGATCGCGCTGGATTGGTGGATTTTGCTGAACTCTTGCTACGCGCGCACGAGCTGTGGCTCGATCACCCTGCCCTATTAGCGCACTACCAACAGCGCTTTAAGCATATTTTGGTCGACGAATTCCAAGATACCAATGCCATTCAATACGCTTGGTTAACTATGCTGGGTAAGCAACAAAGCAATGTCATGATTGTCGGTGATGACGATCAGTCGATTTACGGCTGGCGCGGCGCGAAAATTGAGAATATTCAACGCTTTTTAGATGATTACCCGAAAGCTGAAACCATTCGTTTAGAGCAAAATTACCGTTCAACCGCGAACATTCTGAACGCCTCAAACCAGCTGATTGCCAATAACAATAATCGTCTTGGCAAAGAGCTGTGGACGCAAGATGAAGCTGGTGAAAAAATCTCGATCTACACCGCCTTTAATGAAATTGACGAAGCGCGTTTTATCGCTGGCCGCATTAATACGTGGCGAGAGGAAAGCGGCTCGCTCGATGATGTCGCTATTTTGTATCGCAGCAATGCCCAATCACGCCTGCTCGAAGAAGCCTTGTTACAGGGGCAGCTACCTTATCGCATTTATGGCGGCTTGCGCTTCTTCGAGCGTCAAGAGATCAAAGATGCGCTGGCGTACATGCGCTTGATCAATAATCGCGATGACGATGCTGCGTTTGAGCGCATTATCAACACGCCAACGCGTGGTATTGGCAATCAAAGCCTTGCACTGGTTCGCGACGCAGCAAAATCTATGGCAGTGACGCTGTGGCAAGCGTGTCAAAACATGCTGGCCGAACAAAGCCTTAAAGGACGTGCTGCCAACGCCATCACTAACTTCATTAATTTGATTGATCAGCTTGAAGACGACTCTCGCGACCTCGATTTAGATCAACAGGTGAACTTTGTTATCGGTCATAGCGGTCTTAAAGCGATGTACCAAGCTGAAAAAGGCGAACGCGCGCAGGCACGCATTGAAAACTTGAATGAATTGGTGACCGCATGCCAAACGTTTGAGCAAGAGCCTGAGTTGACAGAAGAGCAAACGAAACTTACGGCATTTTTAACGCATGCTTCGCTGGAGGCGGGTGAATCACAAGCTGATGATTACGAGCCAGCGGTGCAGCTCATGACCATGCACTCAGCGAAAGGTTTGGAGTTCCCGCTGGTCTTTATTGCTGGGCTTGAAGAGGGGATGTTCCCTTCGCAGCAGTCGCAAGAAGATATCAGCCGCTTGGAAGAAGAGCGCCGCTTGTGCTACGTTGGCATGACAAGGGCAATGCACAAGCTATACTTATGTCATGCTGAAAGTCGTCGCTTGTACGGACAAGAAAAGTATCACAAACCAAGCCGATTTTTACGCGAATTGCCACCGCAATGTGTCGAAGAAATTCGTTTGCAGAGCCAAGTGAAAACACCTGCGCCAACAGGGCGATTTTCGTCAACTTTCACGACGGAATCGTTCGAAAATACCGGTTTTAGTTTAGGACAAGCAGTACTGCACCAGAAGTTTGGTGAAGGGGTAGTACTCAATTATGAGGGCACGGGTGCGCAAAGTCGTATTCAGGTCAATTTTGAACAAGTAGGGATCAAATGGTTAGTGGTTGCGTACGCTAATCTGACCCCGCTTGGCAAATAA
- a CDS encoding diguanylate cyclase yields MAQRLLVVEDSKAIAKVIEQLAKALGFEVTVAYNLAEVESLLQGGASFFAATVDYALPDATDGEAIACVLSHGIQAVVLTGKMDELTRQKILSQPVIDYIPKENSQAFLYLKRILHWQRTNQENGILVVDDSLSARNHIVELLKRRNFSVYVASDGVKALEVLEQHPDIKMVITDLEMPNMDGIELTNEIRKRYTRDRLAVIGISGASNGIHSARFIKNGADDFLRKPFCPEEFYCRITQNIENLNNIKQIQRAANTDYLTDLPNRRAFIQFSQSKIPQYVEQNTAFCLAMLDIDYFKKINDTYGHEAGDNVLKMVALYMRKHLPGAMIARLGGEEFAVLLTGVDDDQLYARLDDLRRELSLAQLSYENHQISLTVSIGVVFNSDDKLAAQMNAADQALYNAKENGRNQIVVSGQED; encoded by the coding sequence ATGGCACAACGTTTATTGGTCGTTGAAGACAGCAAAGCAATTGCCAAGGTTATCGAGCAACTTGCCAAAGCATTGGGATTTGAAGTAACGGTGGCCTACAATTTGGCAGAAGTCGAAAGTTTGTTGCAAGGCGGTGCGAGCTTTTTTGCGGCCACTGTGGACTATGCGTTGCCGGATGCGACAGACGGAGAAGCCATTGCATGCGTGTTATCACATGGTATTCAAGCCGTCGTTTTGACGGGTAAGATGGATGAATTGACCCGCCAAAAGATTTTGTCACAGCCAGTGATTGATTACATTCCAAAAGAAAATAGCCAAGCATTCCTCTATTTGAAGCGCATACTGCATTGGCAACGCACTAACCAAGAAAATGGTATTTTAGTGGTTGATGACAGCTTGTCGGCACGTAACCACATTGTTGAACTACTCAAGCGTCGCAACTTCTCTGTGTATGTTGCCAGTGATGGTGTTAAAGCACTGGAAGTACTTGAGCAGCATCCGGATATCAAAATGGTCATTACCGATCTGGAAATGCCAAATATGGATGGGATTGAACTGACCAATGAAATTCGCAAGCGTTACACTCGCGATCGCCTCGCGGTCATCGGTATTTCTGGCGCTAGTAATGGCATTCATTCGGCGCGCTTTATAAAAAACGGTGCAGACGACTTCTTACGCAAGCCGTTCTGTCCTGAAGAATTCTATTGCCGCATTACGCAAAATATTGAAAACCTCAATAACATCAAGCAGATTCAGCGTGCAGCGAATACTGACTACTTGACGGACCTACCAAACCGTCGCGCTTTTATTCAATTTTCACAAAGCAAAATTCCACAATATGTCGAGCAAAACACGGCGTTTTGTTTGGCCATGCTTGATATTGACTACTTCAAGAAAATCAATGACACCTATGGTCATGAAGCGGGTGACAATGTCTTGAAAATGGTGGCTTTGTACATGCGCAAACATTTACCGGGGGCGATGATCGCGCGCTTGGGTGGTGAAGAATTTGCGGTACTGTTAACTGGGGTTGACGACGATCAGTTATACGCGCGCCTAGATGATCTTAGACGCGAGTTATCGTTAGCGCAATTGTCGTACGAAAATCATCAAATTTCACTGACCGTCAGTATCGGCGTTGTGTTTAATAGTGATGACAAGCTCGCTGCGCAAATGAATGCCGCCGATCAAGCGCTTTACAACGCTAAAGAAAATGGCCGCAACCAGATTGTGGTCAGTGGCCAGGAAGATTAG
- the dapF gene encoding diaminopimelate epimerase: MLVNFSKMHGLGNDFMVIDNVTQNVYLPNEQIKKLADRNFGVGFDQLLVVEPPYDPDLDFHYRIFNADGSEVGQCGNGARCFARFVRSKGLTNRNKIRVSTQSGKMTLYIERDGNVSVNMPTPQFEPGQIPFKAQKVEGTYIMRTEHETVLCGAVSMGNPHCVLTVDDVKTAPVETLGHELSVHERFPKEVNVGFMQVVSPDFIKLRVYERGAGETLACGSGACAAVVIGQTQKKLNKQVTVELPGGKLRIFWKGPGHPVKMSGPATHVFDGQIHI, translated from the coding sequence ATGCTGGTTAATTTTTCTAAAATGCACGGGTTGGGCAATGACTTTATGGTCATTGATAATGTCACCCAAAACGTTTACTTACCGAATGAGCAAATAAAGAAACTGGCAGATCGCAATTTTGGCGTTGGCTTTGATCAATTGTTAGTGGTTGAACCGCCTTATGACCCCGATTTAGATTTTCACTACCGCATCTTCAATGCCGACGGCAGCGAAGTGGGCCAATGTGGCAATGGCGCCCGTTGTTTTGCACGCTTTGTGCGCAGTAAAGGGCTGACCAATCGCAATAAAATTCGCGTTTCGACTCAGTCGGGTAAGATGACCTTGTATATTGAGCGCGATGGCAACGTCTCGGTGAACATGCCAACACCGCAATTTGAACCGGGGCAAATTCCGTTTAAAGCGCAAAAAGTTGAAGGCACCTATATTATGCGTACCGAGCACGAAACCGTGCTGTGTGGCGCGGTATCTATGGGTAACCCCCATTGTGTTCTCACCGTTGATGATGTCAAAACGGCGCCAGTAGAAACACTCGGGCACGAACTTTCTGTTCACGAGCGTTTTCCCAAAGAAGTTAATGTTGGCTTTATGCAGGTGGTTTCTCCCGACTTTATCAAACTGCGCGTCTATGAGCGCGGAGCCGGTGAAACGCTGGCCTGTGGTAGCGGCGCATGTGCTGCGGTTGTGATTGGGCAAACACAGAAAAAATTGAATAAACAAGTTACTGTCGAACTCCCCGGCGGTAAACTACGAATATTTTGGAAAGGTCCCGGGCATCCGGTAAAAATGTCTGGCCCTGCCACTCATGTTTTTGATGGTCAAATACATATATGA
- the lysA gene encoding diaminopimelate decarboxylase, with the protein MDYFNYQGDALYAEGCAVASLANEYQTPLYVYSRATIERHWHAFDQAAGELPHLVCYAVKANSNLAVLNVMARLGSGFDIVSKGELARVIAAGGDPAKVVFSGVGKTSDEIAYALSHGIYCFNIESAAELERINHVAGKLGKKAPVSFRVNPDVDAGTHPYISTGLKENKFGISIEEAPALYQHAATLANIAIKGVDCHIGSQLTEVQPFLDALDRVLVLVDTLAEQGISLSHIDVGGGLGVCYDDEQPPHPNEYAKAIAEKIADRSITLIYEPGRAIMANAGILVTQVEFIKTNQDKHFAIVDAAMNDLLRPSLYQAWQNIIPVEPRTNAPKVNYDVVGPICETGDFLGKDRELAIQAGDLLAVRSAGAYGFTMSSNYNSRPRVAEVMVDGETSTLVRERETIEQLWQGEHTLPDSSAPNSGQ; encoded by the coding sequence GTGGATTATTTTAACTATCAAGGTGATGCTTTGTATGCCGAGGGCTGCGCGGTCGCTTCGCTGGCGAACGAGTATCAAACACCGCTTTATGTCTATTCAAGAGCGACAATAGAGCGCCACTGGCATGCTTTCGACCAAGCCGCAGGTGAGCTCCCTCATTTGGTGTGCTATGCGGTCAAAGCGAACAGCAACTTGGCCGTATTGAACGTGATGGCGCGTTTAGGCTCGGGCTTTGATATTGTCTCTAAAGGTGAGCTGGCACGCGTAATTGCTGCTGGTGGCGATCCCGCGAAAGTGGTTTTTTCCGGCGTTGGCAAAACGTCTGATGAAATCGCTTATGCGCTATCACACGGTATTTATTGTTTTAATATTGAGTCTGCCGCCGAGCTTGAACGCATTAATCATGTGGCTGGCAAGCTTGGCAAAAAAGCACCCGTCTCGTTTCGCGTTAACCCAGATGTTGACGCGGGCACACACCCTTATATTTCAACGGGCTTAAAAGAGAATAAATTTGGGATCAGTATTGAAGAAGCCCCAGCGCTTTATCAACACGCGGCAACACTCGCGAATATTGCGATCAAGGGAGTAGATTGTCATATCGGCTCTCAGCTAACAGAAGTGCAGCCCTTTTTAGATGCGCTTGACCGCGTGTTGGTACTGGTTGATACCTTAGCCGAGCAAGGTATTTCCCTCTCACACATCGATGTCGGTGGTGGTTTAGGGGTCTGTTACGACGATGAACAACCTCCGCATCCTAACGAATACGCGAAAGCGATTGCCGAGAAAATTGCTGATCGCAGTATTACCCTGATTTATGAGCCGGGGCGCGCCATTATGGCCAATGCCGGGATATTGGTGACTCAAGTTGAGTTTATCAAAACCAATCAAGACAAGCATTTCGCCATTGTTGACGCGGCCATGAATGATTTACTGCGTCCGTCACTCTACCAAGCGTGGCAAAACATTATTCCGGTTGAGCCGCGCACCAATGCGCCTAAGGTTAATTACGATGTGGTCGGGCCAATTTGTGAAACGGGTGATTTTCTCGGTAAAGACCGCGAGCTAGCGATTCAAGCGGGTGACTTGCTGGCGGTGCGCTCTGCAGGTGCTTATGGCTTTACCATGAGTTCAAACTACAACAGTCGCCCACGCGTCGCCGAAGTCATGGTTGACGGCGAAACCAGTACGCTAGTGCGCGAGCGAGAAACCATTGAGCAATTATGGCAAGGTGAGCACACCCTGCCGGACTCATCGGCACCCAATAGCGGCCAATAA
- a CDS encoding uroporphyrinogen-III C-methyltransferase: protein MTDNTTPESAAKNTKPSKTKPANTTSPKADKAELESSAKLSSPAKKAANKTASTAPKTPPAKPPKQGISKVGALALVLSVGAIAGLGGGYFWLMEQHKTLRAEVQQSHQLQLSATEQNLQQALNQQQATLTRQQETALAQVPQLAEQALSPALSPVQTELAQLRTLTQSLQQNNSAPWQVKEAEYLIRVASRSLWLEQDAQLAIRLLNEADDKLKTTKNPEYLPVRKLISQDIAALNLLPELATDDVILTLMGLTEQIDALPIAMAHLPTPTTAAPDLTLSEDIADWRENLSKTWQKIASYFFTVKRRASNVEALLSPEQQNHLRQNLQLKLQLAQWATSQHKKALYQESLNKVNAWVSEYFDMESLAVTNFQQTITELRNQVVSLSLPNKLESYRAISRLAQNPAATPLAPVDIAPKPSADAEAADDNEQKINGATL from the coding sequence ATGACAGATAACACGACGCCAGAATCGGCAGCTAAGAATACCAAGCCATCAAAGACAAAGCCCGCTAACACAACGTCCCCTAAGGCTGACAAAGCTGAACTTGAATCATCAGCAAAGCTAAGCTCACCAGCGAAAAAAGCAGCAAATAAAACAGCGAGTACAGCCCCCAAGACGCCGCCAGCAAAACCACCCAAACAAGGCATTTCAAAAGTAGGCGCACTCGCTTTAGTATTATCGGTGGGGGCAATTGCCGGCCTTGGTGGTGGCTACTTTTGGCTGATGGAGCAACACAAGACATTGCGCGCTGAGGTTCAGCAGTCTCATCAATTACAACTTTCAGCCACTGAGCAAAACTTACAACAAGCGCTCAATCAACAACAAGCCACACTGACCCGCCAGCAAGAGACCGCGCTAGCGCAAGTGCCGCAATTGGCAGAGCAAGCATTAAGTCCGGCACTGAGCCCAGTGCAAACCGAGCTGGCACAGCTGCGCACACTAACCCAAAGCCTACAACAAAATAATAGTGCGCCGTGGCAAGTAAAAGAAGCGGAATACCTTATCCGCGTTGCCAGCCGCTCCTTGTGGTTAGAGCAAGATGCACAACTGGCAATTCGCCTACTGAATGAAGCTGACGACAAACTCAAAACCACGAAAAACCCCGAATATCTGCCAGTGCGCAAGCTGATCAGCCAAGATATCGCGGCCTTAAACCTGTTACCCGAATTGGCAACCGATGATGTGATTTTAACCTTAATGGGGCTGACCGAGCAGATTGATGCACTGCCAATTGCCATGGCACATCTACCAACACCAACTACAGCAGCGCCAGACTTAACCTTGTCGGAAGATATTGCAGACTGGCGCGAAAACCTCAGTAAAACTTGGCAAAAAATTGCCAGTTATTTCTTCACTGTTAAACGCCGTGCTAGCAACGTGGAGGCGCTGCTAAGCCCTGAGCAGCAAAATCATCTGCGCCAAAATTTACAACTGAAATTGCAATTAGCGCAGTGGGCGACGAGCCAACACAAAAAAGCCTTATACCAAGAGTCGCTCAATAAAGTGAATGCTTGGGTTAGCGAATACTTCGATATGGAGTCGCTTGCGGTCACTAACTTCCAGCAAACGATAACTGAGCTGCGCAATCAAGTGGTCAGCCTATCACTGCCGAACAAGCTGGAATCGTACCGCGCCATTAGCCGACTTGCACAAAACCCGGCTGCGACGCCGCTAGCCCCCGTTGATATCGCCCCTAAACCGTCAGCTGATGCAGAAGCCGCTGACGACAACGAGCAAAAAATCAATGGAGCAACCCTATGA
- a CDS encoding uroporphyrinogen-III synthase: protein MTNIDHPPSKKASNERHQAKLLITRPAPQAEQLAQQLQRAGYQTFCQPLFTYQAGSSQQTLSQLLSEHSPEILIFVSKAAVEWANQILPLPQWAAKTVIAVGNATQGALIQAGITQVICPTQHDSEGMLALPALAKVSNRNILIIRGNGGRELLANELIMRGANVRYFESYYRQWLEFDQRQACLWREQGVTGIIVTSQALLESAWQLTQNVSHPQDKDNFWQNTCLWLVASERIADTARRYGLQQVVCTQGASDQAIMKTLNQLERTNDR, encoded by the coding sequence GTGACTAACATAGACCACCCGCCAAGCAAAAAAGCGAGTAATGAGCGGCACCAAGCTAAGCTGCTGATTACTCGCCCAGCACCTCAAGCAGAGCAGCTTGCCCAGCAACTGCAACGCGCTGGCTATCAAACCTTTTGCCAGCCATTGTTTACCTACCAAGCAGGCAGTAGCCAACAAACACTCTCTCAGTTACTTAGCGAACATTCTCCAGAGATATTAATCTTCGTCAGCAAGGCGGCAGTCGAATGGGCGAATCAGATATTACCTTTGCCACAGTGGGCTGCTAAAACCGTTATCGCGGTTGGCAATGCAACGCAAGGAGCCCTGATACAAGCGGGCATCACACAGGTGATTTGCCCAACTCAGCATGACAGCGAAGGGATGTTGGCGCTACCCGCACTGGCGAAGGTATCGAACCGCAATATTTTAATCATTCGCGGCAATGGTGGCCGCGAACTGCTGGCGAATGAATTGATTATGCGCGGTGCGAATGTTCGCTATTTCGAAAGTTATTATCGCCAGTGGCTGGAGTTTGATCAGCGTCAAGCCTGCCTATGGCGTGAACAGGGGGTGACAGGCATTATAGTGACCAGTCAGGCATTACTTGAAAGCGCATGGCAATTAACTCAAAATGTATCGCATCCACAAGACAAAGATAATTTCTGGCAAAACACATGCTTATGGCTTGTCGCCAGCGAGCGTATTGCTGATACTGCTCGGAGATATGGACTGCAACAGGTTGTCTGCACCCAAGGTGCGAGCGATCAAGCGATAATGAAAACGCTGAATCAATTGGAACGAACAAATGACAGATAA
- the cyaY gene encoding iron donor protein CyaY, with amino-acid sequence MNDSQYNFIADELLLAVEEAIEDCGTDIDYEGVGGMLTLAFKNGSKIIINKQAPLHEIWVATKFNGHHFVLDNDQWRDKRAGDEFWQFLSAAVAKQAEADITLTQP; translated from the coding sequence ATGAACGATAGCCAATACAATTTCATTGCTGACGAGTTATTACTCGCAGTAGAAGAAGCCATTGAAGACTGCGGCACAGACATTGATTACGAAGGTGTCGGTGGGATGTTGACTTTGGCATTTAAAAACGGCAGTAAAATTATCATCAACAAGCAAGCGCCACTGCATGAAATTTGGGTTGCTACCAAGTTCAACGGTCACCATTTTGTCTTAGACAATGACCAATGGCGCGATAAACGTGCCGGCGACGAATTTTGGCAGTTTTTGTCTGCCGCCGTTGCCAAACAGGCAGAAGCCGACATTACCTTAACGCAACCGTAA
- the hemC gene encoding hydroxymethylbilane synthase, with translation MTTVRIATRKSALALWQAEYVKAQLEHFHPDITVELVPMTTKGDIILDTPLAKVGGKGLFVKELEVAMLEGRADIAVHSMKDVPVDFPEGLGLEVICPREDPRDAFVSNTYASIDKLPKGAIVGTSSLRRQCQLKSQRPDLEIRDLRGNVNTRLKKLDDGEYDAIILASAGLIRLAMPERIKAFIEPEQMLPANGQGAVGIECRTDDETIKQLLAPLECQETRVRVLAERAMNRALEGGCQVPIGSYAIIEDDELYLRGLVGSVDGSEIIESEITGSIEHAEAIGQKLADTLLGLGAKRILQQVYGD, from the coding sequence ATGACCACAGTAAGAATTGCAACCCGCAAAAGTGCCTTAGCCCTATGGCAAGCGGAATACGTCAAAGCTCAATTAGAGCACTTCCACCCAGATATCACCGTTGAATTAGTGCCGATGACCACCAAGGGCGACATCATTTTGGATACCCCATTAGCAAAGGTCGGCGGTAAAGGCTTATTCGTAAAAGAGCTGGAAGTGGCGATGCTCGAAGGCCGTGCGGACATTGCCGTGCACTCGATGAAAGACGTGCCAGTGGACTTCCCAGAAGGTTTGGGATTAGAAGTTATTTGTCCGCGTGAAGACCCGCGTGACGCGTTTGTGTCGAACACATACGCCAGCATTGACAAACTGCCTAAAGGCGCCATTGTCGGCACCTCAAGCTTACGCCGCCAATGTCAGCTGAAATCGCAGCGCCCTGACCTAGAGATTCGCGATCTGCGCGGTAACGTCAATACGCGTTTGAAGAAACTTGATGACGGCGAATACGATGCGATTATTTTAGCATCAGCGGGCTTAATTCGATTAGCAATGCCTGAGCGCATCAAGGCCTTTATCGAACCAGAGCAAATGTTACCCGCCAACGGCCAAGGTGCGGTGGGTATTGAATGCCGCACGGATGATGAAACAATAAAGCAATTGCTTGCACCACTTGAATGCCAAGAAACTCGCGTACGCGTATTAGCAGAGCGCGCGATGAACCGAGCGCTTGAAGGTGGCTGCCAAGTCCCCATCGGCAGCTATGCCATTATTGAAGACGACGAACTCTACTTGCGCGGTTTAGTTGGCTCGGTCGACGGCAGTGAAATCATCGAAAGTGAGATCACAGGCAGTATTGAACACGCCGAGGCGATTGGCCAAAAGCTTGCCGACACCCTGCTTGGCTTAGGCGCGAAGCGCATTCTTCAGCAAGTTTACGGTGACTAA
- a CDS encoding DUF484 family protein produces MNEQNPLHADDLPLTDEIVARYLEDNPEFFNRNPALITGLRLQDTHRGTVSLVERQQTQLRQKIQGLEEEITQLMSVANQNEQLFLLYSDLYLQLIDSENVTQLLDILSRATLELLSLAGLKLWLTPEYSAEHTSIVSQNCQTIFDARLAHDEYYFGRLQQAELQQIFASSTAGSVVLIKLAHLEQDIGFLAISSQDADHFDPRMDTLLLGQFQKLVAKLLFQHLATK; encoded by the coding sequence ATGAATGAACAAAATCCTTTGCATGCCGATGACTTGCCATTAACCGATGAGATCGTTGCACGCTATTTGGAAGATAACCCTGAATTTTTTAACCGCAATCCCGCATTAATTACTGGTTTGCGCTTGCAAGACACGCATCGTGGCACTGTGTCGTTAGTTGAACGCCAACAAACGCAATTGCGCCAAAAAATTCAGGGGCTTGAAGAAGAAATCACTCAGCTGATGTCAGTTGCCAATCAAAATGAACAGTTGTTCTTACTGTATAGCGATTTGTATTTGCAATTGATTGACAGTGAGAATGTGACTCAGCTCTTAGATATTTTATCGCGGGCAACGCTCGAATTACTCTCGTTAGCGGGTTTAAAGCTTTGGCTAACGCCTGAATACAGTGCCGAACACACCAGTATTGTCAGCCAAAATTGCCAAACCATTTTCGATGCGCGCCTTGCGCATGACGAGTATTATTTTGGCCGCTTGCAGCAGGCTGAGTTGCAACAGATTTTTGCTAGCAGTACCGCTGGCTCAGTGGTGCTGATCAAGCTTGCGCACCTTGAGCAGGATATTGGCTTTTTAGCGATTAGCTCACAAGATGCCGATCACTTTGACCCACGTATGGATACCTTATTGCTTGGCCAGTTTCAAAAATTGGTGGCTAAGCTATTATTTCAACATTTAGCGACGAAATAA
- a CDS encoding HAD-IA family hydrolase, giving the protein MKFYRSLKPIKAISFDLDDTLYSNRPVMVATERAMPPYFQQLLAPLAVVDGLVFDRHFWAPHRTAVVEQTPELTHDVTALRLATYQQGMESLGIATAQATELAQQAMAYFLATRSNFVVPPSSIALLQQLRQYVPVVAISNGNVDTEAIGIKAHFDYIYHAGNGHRMKPAGDLFEQAAQDLGIACEHMLHVGDCGRADILGALRAGCQAAWLSCYDVGKPLKVLPHIELSDVTQLAGLAPHLSS; this is encoded by the coding sequence GTGAAATTTTACCGAAGCTTAAAACCCATCAAGGCGATCAGCTTTGACTTGGATGATACCCTCTACAGTAATCGGCCCGTCATGGTTGCTACTGAGCGTGCAATGCCGCCCTATTTTCAACAGTTACTAGCGCCATTGGCTGTGGTTGATGGCCTTGTTTTTGATCGCCACTTTTGGGCGCCACACCGCACTGCGGTTGTTGAACAGACACCAGAGTTAACACATGATGTCACGGCACTGCGCTTGGCAACGTATCAACAGGGCATGGAAAGTTTAGGTATCGCCACCGCGCAAGCGACAGAGCTTGCCCAGCAGGCCATGGCGTATTTCTTGGCAACGCGCAGTAATTTTGTTGTGCCACCAAGCAGCATTGCGCTGTTACAACAACTGCGCCAATACGTGCCCGTGGTCGCGATCAGCAATGGCAATGTTGACACAGAGGCGATCGGCATAAAAGCGCATTTCGACTATATCTATCACGCCGGCAATGGTCATCGCATGAAACCCGCAGGTGACTTGTTTGAGCAAGCGGCGCAAGACTTAGGGATTGCGTGTGAGCACATGCTGCACGTGGGTGACTGTGGCCGCGCCGATATTCTCGGCGCACTGCGCGCTGGCTGCCAAGCGGCATGGTTATCTTGTTACGATGTTGGCAAACCGCTAAAAGTTTTACCCCATATCGAGTTAAGCGACGTTACGCAGCTAGCTGGCTTAGCTCCCCACTTGAGTTCCTAA